A region from the Lycium barbarum isolate Lr01 chromosome 8, ASM1917538v2, whole genome shotgun sequence genome encodes:
- the LOC132607398 gene encoding uncharacterized protein LOC132607398, with product MAAKYVIGSVAASFAVAYIFDVAVADKKLFGGTTPHTVANNEWWKETDKKFQAWPRTAGPPVVMNPISRQNYIVKS from the exons ATGGCAGCAAAATACGTTATTGGTTCAGTGGCGGCATCATTTGCAGTTGCATATATTTTTGATGTTGCTGTTGCAGACAAGAAGCTGTTCGGAG GTACTACTCCACATACTGTTGCAAACAACGAATGGTGGAAAGAGACGGACAAAAAGTTCCAAGCGTGGCCTCGCACTGCTGGTCCCCCGGTGGTCATGAATCCAATCAGCCGCCAAAATTACATTGTCAAGTCTTGA
- the LOC132607397 gene encoding zinc finger AN1 and C2H2 domain-containing stress-associated protein 13-like, translating into MGTPQFPNLGKHCFVNDCRQIDFLPFTCDCCHQVFCLEHRSYNRHHCPKANKNDVSVVVCPLCAKGVRLIPDEDPNITWESHVNTECDPSNYEKATKKRKCPVPGCRELLTFSNTIKCRECTVDHCLKHRFGPDHKCPGRKKPESTFPFMNFRTGSSKDEPKKAPATSSSSWATTFFKAAEAGMAKLGSEFSGKGQSSSATNRGGSASGQVEQCPQCTLRFSSVTALVSHVQKVHEKNGVMNLTVDVCPRCSKGFRDPVSLVEHVEREHKGTSKA; encoded by the exons ATGGGTACACCACAATTTCCAAATCTTGGAAAACACTGCTTTGTAAATGATTGTAGGCAGATTGATTTCTTGCCTTTCACTTGTGATTGTTGTCATCAG GTGTTTTGTCTAGAGCACCGGAGCTACAATAGACACCACTGTCCAAAGGCGAACAAGAATGATGTTAGCGTGGTCGTTTGCCCACTCTGTGCAAAAGGAGTACGCCTTATTCCTGATGAAGACCCGAATATAACTTGGGAATCACATGTAAACACCGAGTGTGATCCATCAAACTATGAAAAAGccacaaagaaaagaaaatgtccTGTACCTGGCTGCAGAGAACTCTTGACTTTCTCAAATACAATCAAATGTCGGGAGTGTACTGTCGATCATTGCTTAAAGCATCGGTTTGGACCCGATCACAAGTGTCCTGGACGTAAGAAACCAGAATCAACATTCCCATTTATGAACTTTCGAACTGGCAGTAGTAAAGACGAGCCCAAAAAAGCTCCTGCCACGTCATCCTCTAGTTGGGCCACAACATTCTTCAAGGCAGCTGAAGCTGGAATGGCAAAATTGGGCAGCGAATTTAGTGGAAAGGGCCAAAGCAGCAGTGCCACTAACCGTGGTGGGAGTGCTAGTGGGCAAGTTGAGCAATGCCCACAATGCACTCTAAGATTTTCTTCAGTCACAGCTCTCGTGAGTCACGTGCAGAAAGTCCATGAAAAGAACGGTGTCATGAATTTGACAGTCGATGTTTGTCCCAGATGTAGTAAAGGTTTTCGCGATCCGGTGTCCCTTGTGGAACATGTTGAAAGGGAACATAAAGGAACTTCAAAGGCATAG